A genomic stretch from Petrimonas mucosa includes:
- a CDS encoding Lnb N-terminal periplasmic domain-containing protein — translation MKKSLFALILVTMSFSAHAQGILSDSARISLLTCGPWSGAVYAFYGHTALRVQDDSTGIDVVFNYGYFDPSQPNFVYRFMRGETDYILGATPFETFIEEYIFKRVSVHEQELNLSQAEKQRLWEALYINHLPENRGYRYNYFYDNCATRPRDMVEQHAGGTILYPPMQKEQTYRDLLHECLSPYPWNKFGVDLVIGAEADRPIDVRARMFIPSYLKESFEGATVVKSDSVSYPLVKSTTTLLTGTNQARSDREQALCSPLIAAFALLLITIIISAIQYVKWNKSRIHRVFDTILFGVYGLGGLIIFFLIFFSEHPATNPNWNFAWLNIFSLVAAVLFWVKAMKNVVNIYHFINFAVLTLFLLLWWLLPQQLPLASIPFSMCLWLRSGMNLFMQVKGRKTNKRYVSSKYMKAGWGE, via the coding sequence ATGAAGAAATCCCTTTTCGCCCTCATCCTTGTCACGATGTCGTTTTCTGCACATGCCCAGGGCATATTGAGCGACAGTGCCCGGATAAGCTTGTTGACCTGCGGGCCATGGTCGGGAGCTGTATATGCTTTCTACGGTCACACCGCCCTCCGTGTACAGGACGACTCTACCGGTATTGACGTAGTTTTCAATTACGGCTACTTCGACCCTTCACAGCCCAACTTCGTCTACCGTTTCATGCGGGGTGAGACCGACTATATCCTGGGAGCGACTCCATTTGAAACATTTATCGAAGAGTATATTTTTAAGCGGGTCTCTGTCCATGAGCAGGAGCTCAACCTCTCACAGGCTGAGAAACAACGGCTCTGGGAGGCGTTATACATCAATCACCTGCCGGAAAACAGGGGGTATCGCTACAACTATTTTTACGACAACTGTGCCACCCGCCCCAGGGATATGGTGGAACAGCATGCCGGCGGCACGATACTCTATCCTCCCATGCAGAAGGAACAGACCTACCGCGATCTCCTGCACGAATGCCTCTCTCCATATCCATGGAACAAGTTTGGCGTCGATCTGGTGATAGGGGCCGAAGCCGACCGGCCGATCGACGTCCGGGCCAGGATGTTTATCCCCTCCTACCTTAAAGAGTCGTTTGAAGGGGCCACGGTAGTAAAGAGCGACTCGGTCAGCTATCCGCTCGTCAAGAGTACCACAACGCTGCTGACCGGCACAAACCAGGCAAGGAGTGATCGCGAACAGGCTCTATGTTCTCCATTAATAGCAGCATTCGCGCTTCTGCTGATCACCATCATCATATCAGCTATCCAGTATGTTAAATGGAATAAAAGCCGGATACACCGGGTGTTCGACACCATCCTTTTCGGCGTGTATGGTCTGGGTGGATTGATTATCTTCTTTCTGATCTTCTTTTCGGAACATCCGGCCACCAATCCCAACTGGAATTTTGCCTGGCTAAATATTTTCTCGCTTGTCGCGGCCGTTTTATTTTGGGTAAAAGCGATGAAAAACGTGGTAAATATCTATCATTTTATTAACTTTGCAGTCCTAACCCTCTTTCTGCTTCTCTGGTGGTTACTGCCTCAACAGTTACCGTTGGCAAGCATTCCCTTCTCCATGTGCCTTTGGCTCAGATCGGGAATGAATCTGTTCATGCAGGTGAAAGGAAGAAAAACCAACAAGCGCTACGTTTCATCCAAATATATGAAGGCAGGTTGGGGCGAGTGA
- a CDS encoding SagB/ThcOx family dehydrogenase produces MNKLILSLSILLLTAPLVAQEIRLPAPDKKGGKPLMLALSERKSTRSFQEKELPAQVLSNLLWAANGFNREDKRTAPTAVNKQELELYVVMKKGIYFYNAREHKLTLVKEGDYREISGTQPYVADAPVNLLFVSDLAKAASTNYAYTDCGFVAQNIYLYCASEGLATVVRGSFDKKRVEELLQLPASHEVLLAQTVGYPK; encoded by the coding sequence ATGAACAAATTGATTCTCTCACTTTCGATCTTATTGCTGACAGCTCCATTGGTTGCACAGGAGATCAGGCTTCCCGCTCCCGACAAGAAGGGAGGAAAACCGCTGATGCTGGCACTGAGCGAACGCAAATCTACCCGTTCTTTTCAGGAAAAGGAGCTGCCTGCCCAGGTTCTCTCCAATCTGCTTTGGGCAGCCAACGGATTCAACCGCGAGGATAAACGGACTGCCCCCACTGCCGTAAACAAACAGGAACTTGAACTTTACGTGGTGATGAAAAAGGGGATCTATTTCTACAATGCGCGGGAACATAAGCTGACATTGGTAAAGGAAGGCGATTACAGGGAGATTTCGGGCACGCAGCCATACGTTGCCGACGCGCCGGTCAATCTCCTCTTCGTTTCCGATCTGGCAAAGGCGGCGTCAACGAATTACGCCTATACCGATTGCGGTTTTGTGGCACAAAACATCTATCTCTATTGCGCTTCGGAAGGGTTGGCAACCGTTGTGCGCGGTTCATTCGACAAGAAGAGAGTTGAGGAGCTGCTACAGCTGCCGGCATCTCATGAGGTGTTGCTGGCGCAGACGGTAGGTTATCCTAAATAG
- a CDS encoding type B 50S ribosomal protein L31 produces MKKEIHPSNYRPVVFKDMSNDEIFISRSTINAKETIEIDGVTYPLVKLEITSSSHPFYTGKQKLVDTAGRVDKFMSRYGDRKKK; encoded by the coding sequence ATGAAAAAAGAAATTCATCCCAGCAATTACCGCCCGGTAGTTTTCAAAGATATGTCGAACGATGAAATCTTCATTTCCCGTTCCACTATAAATGCCAAGGAGACCATTGAAATTGATGGTGTTACTTATCCTTTGGTAAAACTTGAAATCACCAGCTCATCACATCCATTCTACACTGGAAAACAGAAATTGGTGGATACTGCCGGACGTGTCGACAAGTTCATGAGCCGTTACGGCGATCGCAAGAAAAAATAA
- a CDS encoding CinA family nicotinamide mononucleotide deamidase-related protein, with translation MKIAIITVGDEILIGEIRDTNSIWMVAELTREGFEIVNIITVGDNEEDIAKGIDFAFSRADIVLMTGGVGPTRDDVTKRALCNYFHTGLTFDQEVLQQIERLFTKRNFTLNEPTRNQAYVPQGCTVIQNRVGTAPLLWFERENQLLVSMPGVPFEMKSAMREEIIPRLKSRFLQDEYLKSHFLVSGITESSLALQLEKFERQLPEDFSLAYLPANGLIRLRLSVRGLSRLPEMQLQTEQLKRELQERLVAESDEPVELLLGKALRGRKLTISTAESCTGGYIAHRITLVPGASEYYKGSVVSYDNRIKISMLDVSRSAIESFGAVSREVVEEMALQVAAKMESDCSIAVSGVAGPDGGTALNPVGTVWISTRLHDRQMTQRYQFGLSREENINRTTNMAIVQMMKMLG, from the coding sequence ATGAAAATAGCGATCATAACGGTGGGAGACGAGATCCTGATCGGAGAAATTAGAGATACCAATTCGATATGGATGGTGGCTGAACTTACCCGTGAGGGATTTGAAATCGTGAACATTATAACTGTAGGCGACAACGAGGAAGATATTGCGAAAGGGATCGATTTCGCATTTTCACGTGCCGATATCGTGCTGATGACGGGCGGAGTGGGCCCCACCCGCGACGATGTCACCAAGAGGGCACTCTGCAATTATTTTCATACCGGCCTGACCTTTGACCAGGAGGTGCTTCAACAGATCGAACGGCTCTTTACAAAACGGAACTTCACGCTGAATGAACCTACAAGGAATCAAGCATATGTGCCGCAAGGGTGCACAGTAATCCAGAACCGGGTCGGAACCGCCCCCCTGCTCTGGTTCGAACGGGAGAATCAGCTTCTGGTCTCGATGCCGGGGGTTCCGTTCGAAATGAAATCGGCGATGAGGGAGGAGATCATACCGCGTTTGAAGAGCCGGTTCCTGCAGGATGAGTACCTGAAATCGCACTTCCTGGTATCTGGAATCACCGAATCGTCGCTCGCCCTTCAGTTGGAGAAGTTTGAAAGGCAGCTTCCCGAGGATTTTTCACTGGCCTATCTCCCTGCAAATGGGTTGATCAGATTGCGGCTTTCGGTCCGTGGCCTGAGCCGGCTACCGGAGATGCAGCTCCAGACAGAACAGCTCAAGAGGGAGTTGCAGGAGCGGCTGGTTGCCGAGAGCGACGAACCGGTGGAGCTGTTATTGGGAAAGGCCTTGAGAGGCAGAAAACTGACCATCTCAACCGCCGAGAGCTGCACCGGAGGCTACATTGCTCACCGCATAACGCTGGTGCCGGGGGCATCGGAATATTATAAGGGTTCGGTTGTTTCGTACGATAACCGGATCAAGATCTCCATGCTGGATGTGTCGCGCAGCGCGATCGAGTCGTTCGGAGCCGTCAGCCGGGAGGTGGTGGAGGAGATGGCGCTGCAGGTGGCGGCGAAAATGGAGAGCGACTGCTCCATCGCCGTTTCCGGCGTTGCCGGTCCCGATGGCGGAACAGCGTTGAATCCGGTAGGAACCGTATGGATCTCCACCCGGTTGCACGACAGACAGATGACGCAGAGGTACCAGTTCGGCTTATCCCGCGAAGAGAACATCAACCGGACGACCAACATGGCCATTGTGCAGATGATGAAAATGTTGGGGTAA
- the ruvA gene encoding Holliday junction branch migration protein RuvA, with amino-acid sequence MIDYIKGEITELTPTSVTVECNGIGYQANISLNTYSALNGQATTRLYIVESIREDAHQLFGFADKHEREIFLHLISVSGVGPGTGRMILSSLTSRELEAAIASENIAILQSVKGIGAKTAQRIIIDLKDKIKFTEEGATVKVPATPSSSEAAQEAVSALVMLGFAKQASEKAVSRIAKESPSLSVEAIIKEALKRM; translated from the coding sequence ATGATTGACTACATCAAGGGAGAGATCACTGAACTGACGCCCACATCGGTTACGGTCGAGTGCAACGGGATCGGTTACCAGGCAAACATTTCACTCAACACCTACTCCGCACTCAACGGACAGGCGACGACCCGTCTCTACATCGTTGAATCGATACGTGAAGATGCTCATCAGCTCTTCGGTTTTGCCGACAAGCATGAGCGGGAGATCTTTTTGCATCTTATCAGCGTATCGGGTGTGGGGCCCGGCACAGGGAGGATGATACTCTCGTCACTCACTTCCCGTGAACTGGAGGCTGCCATCGCCTCCGAGAATATTGCCATTCTTCAGTCGGTAAAAGGTATCGGCGCAAAGACGGCACAACGGATCATTATCGATCTAAAAGACAAGATCAAGTTCACCGAGGAGGGTGCAACCGTAAAAGTTCCGGCGACCCCAAGCTCATCTGAAGCAGCCCAGGAGGCTGTTTCCGCACTGGTGATGCTGGGATTTGCCAAACAGGCTTCTGAAAAGGCGGTGTCAAGGATAGCCAAGGAGTCCCCGTCGCTATCGGTAGAGGCTATCATCAAGGAGGCGCTGAAACGGATGTAA
- the sov gene encoding T9SS outer membrane translocon Sov/SprA — MWNTLLRAPSNMKTEVIYDYRINRYIIRNIVGDKIIGTPLVMTSDEYMRYSFNELNSKYFKEKNRSRREDRPAKREPLQLLDRRKGNSPIEDIFGPGGVRITTNGSIELSSGIVSNRIDNPTLPERSRKRNRLDLDPKIQLDVNARVGTKINFGLSYDTEGVFDFDSRQIKLAYQGDEDEIIRNIEAGNVSMSSRNSLINGGTSLFGIKSDLQFGKLRVSTVLSQQKSESRSVNSRGATQTTPFELTADQYDENRHFLLGHYFRENYDKALAKLPYIESPVAITRIEVWITNKRGNYDQVRNVVAFADLAERNAIHNPLWSPSGSEAIPHNEANTMYRQLVSTYAAARDISRVASVLPPSVAIGRDYEKIESARLLSPSEYRLQPQLGYISLRTPLQADEVLAVAYEYRYNGKVYQVGEFSGDVGRENNGTAAYPDGALFLKLLKPVSLSPQSYTWDLMMKNIYSLGYGAYNIQKEQFALNISYLSDTTGIYLDYIPEGNIRDRLLLKVMNLDNLNMKNDPYPDGAFDFVEGYTVSTDNGRIIFPVLEPFGSHLRKEIGDDAVAERYLFQQLYDSTLTVARQFAEKNKFRISGRYRSSSNAEINLNATNVARGSVRITANGVTLNEGVDYTVDYLSGTVTILNQAILDAGTPLSVTLEDRSTFSMQRKTMMGMELSYDFSKNLTVGATLMHYYEKPLIVKTIFGDEAVKNTLWGLNSSFRKESHAFTRLLDMLPFVEATAPSQLTGNLEFAQMIPGHYRNRYTGGYSYLDDFETSTSRIDLRSPYGWSLASTPFNDTSTALFPEAALTNNIDYGKNRAHMAWFHIDGMFTHRNSSLTPSHIKNDKEQLSNHLVREIYEREIFPDKEIIYGEPPTLPVLNISFYPNERGPYNLDTEVDSNGKLLHPEKRWGGITRKMEVRDFEAANIEYVEFWLMDPFVNDKAGALQGGDLYINLGEISEDVLKDGRKFFENGLPVNGDTTAVGTSVWGRYPLRQSTVYAFDNSNGNESRRLQDVGLNGLSTEQEKSFPAYVNYLNGIIPKLSDETLQQMARDRHSPLNDPSGDNFRHYRGEELDRAGVGILDRYKYYNGTEGNSLAPDESQPYSTASRTTPDVEDIDNDNTLNENESYYQYKVELRPGMMTVGSNYIVDKREATVQLRNGKRETVNWYQFKIPLREYQSRIGNIQGFNNIRFMRIFLTGFGQPIFLRFATLELVRSEWRAYGQSLQTDGNLPGSGELEISTVSIEENGDRTPVNYVLPPGVTRIIDPAQPQLRQQNEQSISLKVSDLEPGDARAIYKNVMYDLRRYKRLQLFVHAEETVNGTPGLQDDEMSIFLRIGSDYRDNYYEYEIPLKLTPAGHYNTNIPEHQERVWDPANRFDFPLELLTSLKMRRNEERRDDGGALYRVPYYGPDPERPGNRVGVVGNPSLAEVKVMMIGIRNRTTTTESIEVWVNELRLSEFDENGGWAAQGNVSLALSDIGSVTVSGRMETAGFGALNQSLLERRNDDYSLVSVTMNMELGRFLPEPVKLSAPLHYAYSSQTVTPKYDPFNTDILLSGPDSIINLSVTRTTSRSLSLNNVKMNIRSRNPMPYDPANFSLSYGYGKSHFRSPDTEYNNTISQRLQAEYRYTPNVRPLELSKQLQLNYLPNSIRIGSRLIRNYQETQLRDLSGSLSAIPLPKGAYITFSQYFIWNRDFSVNWEMTRNLKSSFHSGTIAEIEEPYLQVNKKLNRDDYEIWKDSVVQSITSLGRPLNYEQSAEVTYTLPLQLIPALEWIGVSTAYNSRYRWERGAFIHDEKIGNVLQNDLSFTLNGRLNLTQLYSKAGLLKNGGQASGTSLGRYLAEGAMMLRSVNLNLGLRSRNDIPGFDPVVGDFFGQGNSVEGLIPGLGFAFGFDGGEDFLKRADRNRWLVKNSNNITPALYQQTENLNLEAILEPVRGLRIGLNAIYENNRRTEFQHMLDGMPETYGGSFAISTLTLGSAFEHYSAGNNYRSASFDRFLEKREVVAERLRDRYGRYMPAGRVDLNSVDVLIPAFLAAYTGGDAGKIGLTPFPDRLSAMPNWDIAWNVTQLLPILRRNFKSLILTHKYLSQYRVGSFTSFTGWVPLEEGTDLGYVHDIVTGLPVPSSPYDISAVNLIESFSPLIEARGVLENNMMLNFRINRTRSLNLNIASYQIVESSENDLLFGLGYRMPAFNRIIGFGSNSMKSGRRPKNSSRYRTEQPFNGDGGQEFSNDLILRADLSHKITEVLIRKIEDRFTQATSGLKSTAIRLSADYSLSQSVTLRAFFDKTIQLPLVSSSAYPTANTSAGMSLKFNLNQ; from the coding sequence TTGTGGAACACGTTACTCCGGGCTCCATCGAATATGAAGACCGAAGTGATTTACGATTACAGGATCAACCGCTACATCATCCGAAACATCGTCGGCGACAAGATAATCGGTACTCCGTTGGTCATGACGTCCGATGAGTATATGAGATATTCGTTCAATGAACTGAATAGCAAATACTTCAAGGAGAAGAACAGATCAAGGAGAGAGGACCGGCCTGCGAAAAGGGAGCCGTTGCAGTTGCTCGACAGGCGCAAAGGCAATTCACCGATAGAGGATATTTTCGGTCCGGGCGGAGTGCGGATCACCACCAACGGATCGATTGAACTTAGCAGTGGCATAGTAAGCAACCGGATCGACAACCCCACCCTGCCCGAACGCTCCAGGAAGCGGAACAGGCTCGATCTCGACCCGAAGATCCAGCTTGACGTAAATGCCCGTGTCGGCACCAAAATCAATTTCGGACTCAGCTACGATACCGAGGGTGTTTTCGATTTTGACAGCCGGCAGATCAAGCTGGCCTATCAGGGTGACGAGGATGAGATCATCAGGAATATCGAGGCGGGAAACGTGAGCATGAGCTCCAGAAACTCGCTCATCAATGGCGGTACATCGCTTTTCGGTATCAAATCTGACCTGCAGTTCGGCAAGTTGCGTGTCAGCACCGTCTTGTCGCAACAGAAATCGGAGTCCCGCTCCGTCAACTCGCGCGGGGCAACCCAGACCACTCCATTCGAGTTAACTGCAGATCAGTATGATGAAAACCGCCATTTCCTGCTGGGACACTATTTCAGGGAGAACTACGACAAGGCGCTGGCAAAGTTGCCATATATCGAGTCGCCGGTTGCGATCACCCGGATCGAGGTTTGGATAACCAACAAGCGGGGTAACTATGATCAGGTGCGCAACGTAGTGGCATTTGCCGACCTGGCGGAGCGGAACGCCATCCATAACCCCCTCTGGTCACCGTCGGGCAGTGAGGCTATACCGCACAACGAGGCCAATACGATGTACCGTCAGCTGGTGTCGACCTATGCAGCGGCACGCGATATCAGCCGGGTCGCATCGGTCCTTCCCCCCTCCGTGGCCATCGGACGCGATTATGAGAAGATAGAGAGTGCAAGGTTGCTTTCTCCCTCCGAATATAGGTTACAGCCGCAACTGGGCTATATCTCCCTGCGGACGCCGTTGCAGGCTGACGAGGTGCTGGCCGTTGCCTACGAATACAGGTATAACGGCAAGGTCTACCAGGTGGGAGAATTCTCCGGAGATGTAGGTCGCGAAAACAACGGAACGGCCGCCTATCCCGACGGGGCGCTGTTTCTCAAGCTGTTAAAACCGGTATCCCTATCGCCGCAATCCTATACTTGGGACCTGATGATGAAAAACATCTACTCGTTGGGATATGGCGCCTACAATATCCAGAAAGAGCAGTTTGCGCTCAATATCAGCTATCTGAGCGATACTACCGGTATCTATCTCGATTACATTCCCGAAGGCAATATCCGCGACAGGTTGTTGCTGAAGGTGATGAATCTCGACAACCTGAACATGAAAAACGATCCCTACCCCGACGGAGCATTCGATTTTGTGGAGGGCTACACCGTCTCTACCGATAATGGACGGATCATCTTTCCAGTACTGGAGCCGTTCGGTTCGCACCTCCGGAAAGAGATCGGTGACGATGCCGTTGCGGAGAGATACCTCTTCCAGCAACTTTACGACTCCACTCTGACGGTTGCCCGGCAGTTTGCGGAAAAAAACAAGTTCAGGATCTCGGGCCGATACCGGAGCAGTTCGAATGCCGAGATCAACCTGAATGCCACCAATGTGGCACGCGGTTCCGTCAGGATAACGGCCAACGGCGTTACCTTGAACGAGGGAGTCGACTATACGGTAGATTATCTCTCCGGGACGGTGACCATTCTCAATCAGGCGATCCTGGATGCGGGTACGCCGCTCTCGGTAACACTCGAGGATCGGTCGACATTCAGCATGCAGCGCAAAACGATGATGGGGATGGAGCTGTCATATGATTTCTCGAAGAATCTGACCGTTGGCGCCACCCTGATGCACTATTACGAGAAGCCGCTGATTGTCAAGACCATCTTTGGCGATGAAGCGGTCAAAAATACCCTATGGGGTCTGAACAGCTCATTCCGGAAGGAGTCGCATGCCTTTACCCGGTTGCTCGACATGCTGCCGTTTGTAGAGGCTACCGCACCATCGCAACTGACGGGCAACCTGGAGTTCGCCCAGATGATTCCCGGACACTACAGGAACAGGTATACGGGTGGTTACTCCTACCTGGACGATTTTGAAACCTCCACATCGAGAATCGACCTCCGCTCCCCATACGGCTGGTCGCTGGCGTCAACACCGTTTAACGACACCTCCACCGCTCTCTTTCCCGAGGCGGCACTGACCAACAATATCGATTACGGGAAAAACCGGGCACACATGGCCTGGTTCCATATCGACGGGATGTTTACACACCGCAACTCTTCGCTCACACCCTCGCATATCAAAAATGACAAGGAGCAGCTGTCGAATCATCTGGTGCGCGAGATATATGAGCGGGAGATCTTCCCCGACAAAGAGATCATTTATGGTGAACCACCCACACTCCCGGTGCTCAATATCTCTTTCTATCCCAATGAACGGGGTCCCTACAATCTCGACACCGAGGTTGATTCAAACGGAAAGTTGCTCCATCCGGAAAAGCGGTGGGGAGGAATCACCCGAAAGATGGAGGTTCGAGATTTCGAAGCTGCAAACATCGAATATGTCGAGTTCTGGCTGATGGATCCGTTTGTAAATGATAAAGCGGGAGCCCTGCAGGGTGGCGACCTCTATATCAACCTGGGCGAAATTTCGGAAGATGTGTTGAAAGATGGTAGAAAGTTCTTCGAAAACGGCCTGCCGGTGAACGGCGATACAACTGCGGTCGGCACCAGCGTATGGGGTAGATATCCGTTGCGCCAGTCCACCGTCTACGCGTTCGACAACTCAAACGGGAACGAGTCGCGCCGCCTGCAGGATGTGGGACTGAACGGGCTGAGCACGGAGCAGGAGAAAAGTTTTCCTGCCTATGTCAACTACCTGAACGGGATCATCCCGAAACTTTCGGATGAGACCTTGCAGCAGATGGCCAGGGATAGACATTCACCGTTGAATGATCCCTCGGGCGACAATTTCAGACATTACCGGGGAGAAGAGCTGGACCGTGCCGGAGTGGGCATCCTGGACCGCTACAAATACTATAACGGTACCGAGGGAAACTCCCTTGCACCCGATGAGTCGCAGCCTTACTCAACCGCGTCGCGCACAACGCCCGACGTGGAGGATATCGACAACGACAATACGCTGAACGAGAATGAGTCGTATTACCAGTATAAGGTAGAGCTCCGGCCCGGAATGATGACCGTTGGGAGCAACTATATTGTCGACAAACGCGAGGCGACCGTTCAATTGCGTAACGGGAAGAGGGAGACGGTGAACTGGTACCAGTTCAAGATTCCGCTCCGCGAATACCAGTCGCGCATAGGCAACATCCAGGGATTCAACAATATCCGCTTCATGCGGATCTTTCTGACCGGTTTCGGGCAGCCGATATTCCTTCGCTTTGCCACATTGGAACTGGTGCGCAGTGAATGGAGGGCATATGGCCAGAGCCTGCAGACGGATGGCAATCTCCCGGGATCTGGAGAGTTGGAGATCTCTACAGTGAGCATCGAGGAGAATGGCGACCGTACTCCGGTGAACTATGTTCTTCCGCCGGGGGTGACACGGATCATCGACCCGGCCCAGCCACAGCTCCGACAACAGAACGAGCAGTCCATCTCGCTGAAAGTGAGTGACCTGGAGCCGGGTGATGCACGGGCCATCTACAAGAATGTGATGTACGACCTGCGACGCTATAAACGGCTTCAGCTCTTCGTGCACGCCGAGGAGACGGTGAACGGCACTCCCGGCCTGCAGGATGACGAGATGAGCATCTTCTTGCGTATCGGATCAGACTACCGTGACAACTACTATGAATATGAGATTCCGCTCAAATTGACACCCGCCGGACATTATAACACCAATATTCCCGAACATCAGGAGAGGGTCTGGGACCCCGCGAACCGGTTCGATTTTCCGCTTGAACTGCTGACGAGCCTGAAAATGAGACGCAATGAGGAGAGAAGGGATGACGGCGGTGCATTGTACCGGGTTCCATATTATGGACCTGATCCGGAGCGTCCCGGCAACAGGGTGGGTGTTGTTGGAAATCCGTCGCTTGCCGAAGTGAAGGTGATGATGATCGGTATCAGGAACAGGACAACCACCACCGAGTCGATCGAGGTGTGGGTAAACGAACTGCGGTTGAGTGAGTTCGATGAAAACGGCGGTTGGGCTGCACAGGGAAATGTGAGCCTGGCCCTGTCGGATATCGGCTCGGTGACGGTCTCCGGAAGGATGGAGACGGCAGGTTTCGGGGCACTCAACCAGAGTCTGCTGGAGCGCAGGAATGACGACTACTCGCTGGTGAGTGTCACCATGAACATGGAGCTGGGAAGGTTCCTGCCAGAGCCGGTCAAGCTGTCGGCCCCCCTCCATTATGCCTATTCCAGCCAGACGGTCACCCCAAAATATGATCCGTTCAACACCGATATCCTGCTGTCGGGACCGGATTCGATCATCAACCTCTCCGTCACGCGGACCACGAGCCGCAGTTTGAGCCTGAATAACGTGAAGATGAACATAAGAAGCCGCAACCCGATGCCGTATGATCCTGCAAATTTCAGTCTCAGTTACGGTTATGGCAAGAGTCACTTCCGGAGTCCCGATACCGAGTACAACAACACCATCTCGCAGCGGTTGCAGGCAGAATACAGATACACGCCCAATGTGAGACCGCTTGAACTTTCCAAGCAGCTCCAGCTCAATTATCTTCCAAATTCGATCCGGATCGGCAGCCGACTGATACGTAACTACCAGGAGACGCAGTTGCGTGATCTGAGCGGCTCACTGTCGGCTATCCCTTTGCCGAAGGGAGCATATATCACATTCAGTCAATACTTTATCTGGAACAGGGATTTCTCGGTAAACTGGGAGATGACCCGGAACCTGAAGAGCTCGTTCCATTCTGGCACCATCGCTGAAATTGAAGAGCCCTATCTTCAGGTGAACAAAAAACTCAACCGTGACGATTACGAGATATGGAAGGATTCGGTGGTTCAGAGCATCACCAGCCTGGGCAGGCCGCTCAATTATGAACAGAGCGCAGAGGTGACCTACACGCTTCCCCTTCAGCTTATTCCGGCATTGGAGTGGATAGGCGTGAGCACGGCTTACAATTCCCGCTACCGGTGGGAACGGGGTGCCTTTATTCATGACGAGAAGATCGGTAATGTCCTGCAGAACGACCTGTCGTTCACCCTGAACGGGCGGCTTAATCTAACGCAGCTCTACAGCAAGGCAGGACTCCTGAAAAATGGTGGTCAGGCTTCCGGTACATCACTCGGCAGATACCTGGCGGAAGGAGCGATGATGCTGCGGAGTGTAAATCTGAATCTCGGATTGAGATCGAGAAACGATATTCCAGGCTTCGATCCTGTTGTCGGCGACTTTTTTGGACAGGGAAACAGTGTAGAGGGACTGATCCCAGGGTTGGGCTTCGCGTTCGGATTCGACGGTGGTGAAGATTTCCTGAAAAGGGCCGATCGAAACCGTTGGCTCGTGAAAAACAGCAACAACATCACACCGGCACTGTATCAGCAGACGGAAAACCTGAACCTGGAGGCGATCCTTGAACCAGTTCGGGGCTTGAGGATAGGGTTGAATGCCATCTATGAGAATAATCGGCGGACAGAATTCCAGCATATGCTGGACGGAATGCCCGAGACATATGGGGGCAGTTTTGCAATCAGCACGTTGACCTTGGGCTCGGCATTTGAGCACTATTCAGCCGGAAACAACTACAGGTCGGCATCGTTCGACCGGTTCCTGGAGAAACGGGAGGTAGTGGCGGAGAGGTTACGCGACCGGTATGGGCGGTACATGCCGGCCGGGCGAGTCGACCTCAATTCGGTAGATGTGCTGATTCCCGCTTTTCTAGCAGCCTACACGGGAGGGGATGCCGGGAAGATCGGGCTGACTCCATTCCCCGACCGTCTCTCGGCCATGCCTAACTGGGATATTGCCTGGAATGTGACTCAACTCCTGCCGATACTCCGGAGAAACTTCAAATCGCTAATTCTCACACACAAATACCTTTCGCAGTACCGTGTTGGCTCATTCACGTCGTTCACCGGATGGGTGCCGCTGGAAGAGGGAACCGACCTCGGTTACGTTCACGACATAGTGACCGGTCTACCGGTACCATCATCGCCATACGATATTTCCGCGGTCAACCTGATCGAGTCATTCTCTCCGCTCATCGAGGCTCGGGGAGTACTGGAGAACAACATGATGCTCAATTTCCGGATCAACCGCACCCGCTCTCTCAACCTGAACATCGCCTCCTACCAGATCGTGGAGAGCAGTGAGAACGATCTGCTCTTTGGATTGGGTTACCGGATGCCGGCTTTTAACCGTATTATCGGTTTCGGCTCAAACTCCATGAAGAGCGGTCGCCGGCCCAAGAACAGCTCCCGCTACCGGACTGAACAGCCGTTCAACGGCGACGGTGGACAGGAGTTCTCGAATGATCTGATTCTTCGTGCGGATCTGTCGCACAAAATTACAGAGGTACTGATTCGCAAGATAGAGGATCGGTTTACGCAGGCAACCAGCGGATTGAAAAGTACCGCCATCCGCCTCTCGGCCGATTATTCACTGAGCCAGTCGGTTACCCTCCGTGCATTTTTCGACAAGACCATCCAGCTCCCGCTGGTCTCTTCATCAGCATATCCCACGGCCAACACCAGTGCGGGGATGAGCCTGAAGTTCAATCTCAACCAGTAA